Below is a genomic region from Microbacterium sp. LWO12-1.2.
AGGCGGTAGGGGTCACCATCGACGCCGACGAGCTCGCGAATGCGAAGACTGTCGCCGACCTGCACGCGCTCACTCGTGCTGGTGTCTGACAGCTCCGACTATCTGAACCTCGGCGGCCGTTCCGTCGTGGTCACGGGGGCCACATCCGGCATCGGACGGCAGACGGCGCTGGCGCTGAGCCGCCAAGGAGCGCGCGTCGCGCTGATCGGACGGCGTGAGACCGAACTCGCCGAGACCCGGGACATGCTCGCGGGTGAAGGACACATGGTCGTGCCGTACGACCTCACGGATCACTCCGGCGTCTCTGCCTTGCTTCGCGGGATCGCCGCCGAGCTTGGGCCGCTCGATGGGCTCGTGCACGCTGCGGGCGTGCATGTGACGGCGCCTCTGCGCATTGCGACGGCAGACCAGACGGCCGCGCTGTTCGACATCAACGTCACCAGTGCGCTGATGCTGGCCAAGGCGTTCCGCCACCCCAAAGTGCGTGCCGAATCGTCGAGTATCGTATTGCTGTCTTCTGCGGTGGGTCTCGTCGGCGAGGCGGGAGTGAGCGCATACGCCGCGAGCAAGGCCGCAGTCGCTTCCCTTGGCAAGTCCCTCGCACTCGAGCTCGCGCGAGAGGGCGTGCGTGTGAACAGCATCGCCGCGGGGATCGTCATGACGGCCCTGACCGAGCGCCTGAGGTCCTCTGTCGGTGCCGATGCTTGGGGTGAGATCGACGCGGCTCATCCGCTAGGGCTCGGCACCGTCGACGATGTCGCGGGGGCTGCGCTCTACCTCCTCTCGCCCGTGTCTCGGTGGGTGACCGGCTCGGTCATGGTCGTCGACGGCGGGTACACGGCGAGGTGACGCTGCTCGGCCCGTAGACTTGCCGCATGGGTGCACGCATTGCAGCAGTCGACTACTACCTGCCTGAGACCGTCCTGAGCAACGAGGATCTGTCGAGAGAGTTCCCCGAATGGAGTGTGGAGAAGATCTCTGGCAAGACCGGGATCGACCGCCGCCACATCTCCGGAGCTGACGAGTTCTCCTCCGATCTTGCGATTGCTGCCGCCCGCCGCCTCTTCGAGCGCGAAGGTATCGACCCTCAGTCGATCGACTATGTCATCCTCTGCACTCAGAGCCCCGACTACTACCTGCCATCGACGGCGTGCATCGTGCAGGACGCTCTCGGGATCCCGACCTCGGCGGGTGCGACGGACATCACGCTCGGGTGCTCCGGCTACGTCTATGCCCTGGGCCTCGCCAAGGGCCTGATCGAGTCCGGTCAGGCACGGAACGTGCTCGTCGTGACGGCCGATACGTACACGAAGTTCATCAACCCCGCTGACAAGTCCGTGCGCACGATCTTCGGCGATGGTGCGGCGGCGACGCTCGTCACCTCGGATGGCTCGGACACCGCACTCACGGCCTTCACCTACGGCACCGATGGCGCCGGCGGCAAGAGCCTCATAGTCCCCAACGGCGGGCTCCGCGCAGGCTCGGCC
It encodes:
- a CDS encoding SDR family NAD(P)-dependent oxidoreductase gives rise to the protein MSDSSDYLNLGGRSVVVTGATSGIGRQTALALSRQGARVALIGRRETELAETRDMLAGEGHMVVPYDLTDHSGVSALLRGIAAELGPLDGLVHAAGVHVTAPLRIATADQTAALFDINVTSALMLAKAFRHPKVRAESSSIVLLSSAVGLVGEAGVSAYAASKAAVASLGKSLALELAREGVRVNSIAAGIVMTALTERLRSSVGADAWGEIDAAHPLGLGTVDDVAGAALYLLSPVSRWVTGSVMVVDGGYTAR
- a CDS encoding 3-oxoacyl-ACP synthase III family protein, producing the protein MGARIAAVDYYLPETVLSNEDLSREFPEWSVEKISGKTGIDRRHISGADEFSSDLAIAAARRLFEREGIDPQSIDYVILCTQSPDYYLPSTACIVQDALGIPTSAGATDITLGCSGYVYALGLAKGLIESGQARNVLVVTADTYTKFINPADKSVRTIFGDGAAATLVTSDGSDTALTAFTYGTDGAGGKSLIVPNGGLRAGSALQPKADTAVRDLVESGYDLYMDGPDIFNFTLRVVPETVEEILAKAQLEQDDIDLFVFHQANAFMLEHLRKKLKVPAEKFFVSLAESGNTVSSTIPIALADAERQGALIPGMRVMMLGFGVGLSWGGLVATW